Proteins encoded by one window of Rutidosis leptorrhynchoides isolate AG116_Rl617_1_P2 chromosome 7, CSIRO_AGI_Rlap_v1, whole genome shotgun sequence:
- the LOC139857454 gene encoding cyclin-T1-4-like, translating to MAVQVQCGNSQKEVAKDASELLTAEAHLSLTQKWFFSKKEIECSTPSRSDGIDYEQEEHLRKLYCSFLQELGVELKVPQVTIATALMFCHRFYMRQSHAKNDWQTVATVCMFLACKAEETPRWLNELIVVAYKLIYKWDPSASRRIREIYDRQKELILIGERLLLNTIAFDLNIEHPYKSLVASLKRLDITHKELAKVAWNFVNDWLRTSMCLQHKPHYIAAGSLFLAAKVTHVKLVTTKGKAWWMEFDVSPKQLEDVIQQMMRSLEQGQSQPKPVKVQNVTKSLTNKPTSYSPQSFTLSGSSNVDVSTTIPSKDARKPAKPVTSNSVTKSLTTKPTTNKPLSTVDVSKTIPSKDTGEPAKPATSNFVNTIGEAPKCQTSDTGSAASVVEDGDSGEPVAVKSDLSSSFKLVSVGATVSNRVDVNAIREKLKKMINLQNVKRKRVEDTGDDIDDEAWIEKELEDVVVSESSHSKKQMKI from the exons AGCGCATTTATCTCTTACTCAAAAGTGGTTTTTCAGTAAAAAAGAAATTGAGTGCTCTACTCCATCAAGGTCTGATGGCATCGACTACGAGCAGGAAGAACATTTACGAAAGCTTTACTGCTCTTTTCTTCAAGAGCTTGGTGTAGAGCTTAAAGT ACCCCAGGTTACGATCGCAACAGCATTAATGTTTTGCCACCGGTTCTATATGAGGCAGTCCCATGCGAAGAATGATTGGCAG ACGGTTGCTACAGTATGCATGTTCCTTGCTTGCAAAGCTGAAGAGACGCCACGATGGTTAAATGAACTTATTGTGGTAGCTTATAAGTTGATATACAAGTGGGACCCATCAGCTTCACGGAGAATTCGG GAGATATATGATAGGCAAAAGGAACTTATCTTAATTGGGGAAAGGCTTTTGTTGAATACTATAGCATTTGATCTGAATATTGAACATCCGTACAAGTCGCTGGTTGCTTCCCTTAAGAGATTGGATATTACACACAAAGAGCTTGCAAAAGTAGCTTGGAACTTTGTGAATGACTG GCTCCGCACCTCAATGTGCTTGCAGCACAAACCTCATTATATTGCTGCTGGATCACTGTTTCTTGCTGCAAAGGTTACACATGTGAAATTGGTGACAACAAAAGGGAAAGCTTGGTGGATGGAGTTTGATGTTTCACCCAAGCAGTTAGAAG ATGTCATCCAACAGATGATGCGTTCATTGGAACAGGGTCAAAGTCAACCCAAACCCGTGAAGGTTCAAAATGTAACAAAATCTTTAACCAACAAACCAACTTCATATAGTCCACAATCTTTCACTCTGAGTGGCTCTAGTAACGTTGACGTATCAACAACAATACCGTCAAAGGATGCTCGTAAACCTGCAAAACCCGTGACGTCGAATTCCGTAACAAAATCTCTAACCACCAAACCAACTACAAATAAACCCCTCAGTACTGTTGACGTTTCTAAAACAATACCTTCCAAGGATACTGGTGAACCTGCAAAACCTGCAACGTCTAATTTCGTAAATACTATCGGAGAAGCACCAAAGTGCCAAACGAGTGATACTGGCAGTGCAGCTAGTGTTGTTGAGGATGGCGATAGTGGTGAGCCAGTTGCAGTAAAGTCTGATTTAAGTTCAAGTTTTAAGTTAGTTTCAGTGGGGGCTACAGTTAGCAACAGGGTAGATGTAAATGCAATCAGAGAAAAGCttaaaaaaatgataaatttacAAAATGTGAAAAGAAAACGGGTAGAAGACACGGGTGATGATATAGATGACGAAGCCTGGATAGAAAAAGAATTGGAGGATGTCGTGGTGTCGGAATCTTCACATTCCAAGAAGCAAATGAAGATTTGA